A single window of Sulfurihydrogenibium subterraneum DSM 15120 DNA harbors:
- a CDS encoding type II toxin-antitoxin system VapC family toxin, which translates to MNNKIFIDSSIFIETFKGNTAAKEILEVAIDNFDVCINSIVFSEVIFKLIVLKSGKSILTIKNQKNLISSLMKELKSYSELLLLFNVLEENKEILDISLKLMEKYDLLTNDALILATCNYYEIDKIASLDTDFEKATTNENIKLIRNVNDLK; encoded by the coding sequence ATGAACAATAAAATATTTATTGATAGTTCTATTTTTATTGAAACTTTTAAGGGAAATACTGCAGCAAAAGAAATACTGGAAGTAGCAATTGATAACTTTGACGTATGTATAAACAGTATAGTATTTTCAGAGGTTATCTTTAAATTAATAGTTTTAAAATCAGGTAAATCTATCTTAACAATCAAAAACCAGAAAAATCTCATTTCATCTTTAATGAAAGAATTAAAAAGTTATTCAGAATTACTTTTATTATTCAATGTTCTAGAAGAAAATAAAGAAATATTAGATATATCTCTAAAACTAATGGAAAAATATGATTTATTAACAAATGATGCTTTAATTTTAGCCACTTGCAACTATTACGAAATAGATAAAATAGCTTCGTTGGATACAGACTTTGAAAAAGCAACTACAAACGAAAATATCAAACTTATAAGAAATGTAAATGATTTGAAATAA
- a CDS encoding DUF6952 family protein, with protein MNIKEIKELAKKFTPEQIEQCINEALQHGKPQTEGCNPSGDIVEILNTLAKAQTVRELIEKGMTETEALRELARRIREIQSVK; from the coding sequence ATGAATATAAAAGAAATAAAGGAGCTTGCAAAAAAGTTTACTCCTGAGCAGATAGAACAGTGTATAAATGAAGCTCTACAACACGGAAAACCTCAGACAGAAGGTTGTAATCCGTCGGGAGATATAGTTGAAATTTTAAACACACTTGCAAAAGCTCAAACAGTTAGGGAACTTATAGAGAAAGGAATGACAGAAACAGAAGCTCTAAGGGAGCTGGCAAGGAGAATAAGAGAGATTCAGTCAGTTAAGTAA
- a CDS encoding PSP1 domain-containing protein: protein MDNIKPVRIRFLDTNKFSEAIVPTSIKKGDFVVIESEKGHELVLVMGNCVYTDDTRNYQFIRKATKEDIVTFDKHEEEAQEFLNICKEESENLGLKMNLLKSYIPLNRTKALFYYTAESRVDFRELVKIMAKRIKMRIEMRQVGVRDGVQIAGAVGVCGHQCCCNLFLDKFENISVEILTEQNLPPTPAKFTGICGRLMCCLTFEKETYSIKNDLPEIESVIEMEGKPYTVKMYDFIGEKIIVADEEGNLIDITFNELESMNLLKPKACGSCNGCTNH from the coding sequence ATGGATAATATAAAACCAGTAAGAATAAGATTTTTAGACACAAACAAATTTTCAGAAGCAATAGTCCCAACAAGCATAAAAAAAGGAGACTTTGTAGTAATAGAATCAGAAAAGGGGCATGAGCTTGTTTTAGTTATGGGAAACTGTGTCTATACAGATGATACAAGAAATTACCAGTTTATAAGAAAAGCAACAAAAGAAGACATAGTAACATTTGATAAACACGAAGAAGAAGCACAAGAGTTTTTAAATATATGTAAAGAAGAATCTGAAAACCTTGGATTAAAAATGAACTTGTTAAAAAGCTACATACCGTTAAACCGAACAAAAGCACTGTTTTATTACACGGCAGAAAGTAGAGTTGACTTTAGAGAATTAGTAAAGATAATGGCAAAGAGAATAAAAATGAGAATAGAGATGAGACAGGTTGGCGTAAGAGATGGAGTACAGATAGCAGGAGCTGTTGGTGTTTGTGGTCATCAATGTTGCTGTAATTTATTTTTAGACAAGTTTGAAAACATCTCTGTAGAAATTTTAACAGAACAGAACCTCCCTCCAACTCCTGCAAAGTTTACTGGAATATGTGGAAGGCTTATGTGCTGTTTAACTTTTGAAAAAGAAACGTACAGTATAAAAAACGACCTACCTGAAATAGAATCTGTAATAGAGATGGAAGGAAAACCTTACACAGTCAAAATGTACGACTTTATCGGAGAAAAAATAATAGTGGCAGATGAAGAAGGAAATCTTATAGATATTACATTTAACGAGCTTGAAAGTATGAACTTGTTAAAACCAAAAGCCTGTGGAAGCTGTAATGGATGCACAAATCATTGA
- a CDS encoding NADH-quinone oxidoreductase subunit B family protein → MFKIIKERLKEGIKAEEIVIRDENVEVLGKQLKEKIDKYFDGSFAIREVDSGSCNACEYEVSALSNPYYDIERFGIKFVASPKHADALLITGCLTRNMYEAVIKAYENTPNPKFVIAVGDCALDGGVFKGSYATMDGLEGKLPIDIWIKGCPPEPIDIISGILLLIKQKFE, encoded by the coding sequence ATGTTTAAAATAATTAAAGAAAGATTAAAAGAAGGCATAAAAGCGGAAGAAATTGTAATAAGAGATGAAAATGTTGAGGTTTTAGGAAAACAGTTAAAAGAAAAAATAGATAAATATTTTGATGGCAGTTTTGCTATTAGAGAGGTTGACAGCGGTTCGTGTAATGCCTGTGAGTATGAAGTTTCAGCCCTTTCAAACCCTTACTACGATATAGAGAGGTTTGGGATTAAGTTTGTGGCATCTCCTAAGCACGCTGATGCTTTACTTATTACAGGTTGCCTTACAAGGAATATGTATGAAGCTGTTATAAAAGCATATGAAAATACTCCAAATCCTAAGTTTGTTATTGCTGTAGGAGATTGTGCTTTAGATGGTGGTGTGTTTAAAGGAAGTTATGCAACTATGGACGGACTAGAAGGAAAATTACCCATAGATATATGGATAAAAGGATGTCCTCCAGAACCTATAGATATAATCTCTGGAATTCTCCTTTTAATTAAGCAAAAGTTTGAATAG
- a CDS encoding CsgG/HfaB family protein yields MHGIRKLLMLAVLLSIVVSGAFAQDEEYAKEVKERILKLPQCSRPMGVITAKSFKCKAAACQGERVYFGPGWGIEFSTKALGDGLADMLITALANTNCFKVVERIALEEIKEELELMGVKPQATLKTADYIITGAVTALELKASGLGGGGVVVPLPFGLGAKFGKSKAHIALDMRIVQVKTGEILSAKTVEGKSERWNIGIAAGGLFGSTFGGAYFEAVKNTPLEEATRDFIVRAVALIVESVKAQAPADVVVGEKVQVYNDKGEIVKEEVVMPKATVVEAPTRPEAEPSPSGGLVRESVEASSYPKILWHEDFSTCKVVPTNIKIIRGQGECVGMGGKKWLATTKGELVFERNISGFDPTKNFTVEGRVYYSQKGGVSWEGLMLYIGKEGSPVSIELTRNVTYWKYGGTTSIPNHAGLPDVLVNKDFKFMLKKEGELVHLFINGTRVLTTQIDTVALKNLPAKIVIKMFGNDIGEGSYVLLTDLRITSQ; encoded by the coding sequence ATGCATGGAATAAGAAAGCTTTTGATGCTGGCAGTTCTTTTAAGTATTGTGGTAAGTGGTGCTTTTGCACAGGATGAAGAGTATGCAAAGGAGGTTAAAGAAAGGATATTAAAATTGCCTCAGTGTTCCAGACCTATGGGAGTGATAACTGCAAAGAGCTTTAAGTGTAAAGCTGCTGCATGTCAGGGAGAAAGGGTGTATTTTGGTCCGGGCTGGGGGATTGAGTTTTCCACAAAAGCACTAGGAGATGGACTTGCTGATATGCTTATAACAGCCCTTGCCAACACTAACTGTTTTAAGGTGGTTGAGAGGATAGCTTTGGAAGAGATAAAGGAAGAGCTTGAGCTTATGGGAGTAAAACCCCAGGCTACGCTGAAAACAGCAGACTACATTATAACTGGGGCGGTTACCGCTCTTGAACTCAAGGCAAGTGGACTTGGAGGTGGTGGTGTAGTTGTTCCACTTCCTTTCGGGCTTGGGGCAAAGTTTGGTAAAAGCAAAGCTCACATAGCTCTTGACATGAGGATAGTACAAGTAAAAACTGGAGAAATACTTTCTGCAAAAACTGTTGAAGGAAAATCAGAAAGGTGGAACATAGGTATTGCGGCTGGAGGTCTCTTTGGAAGTACGTTTGGAGGAGCTTACTTTGAAGCTGTTAAGAATACCCCTCTTGAAGAAGCAACAAGAGATTTCATTGTTAGAGCAGTTGCTCTTATAGTTGAATCGGTTAAGGCTCAAGCTCCTGCAGATGTGGTAGTGGGAGAAAAAGTGCAAGTGTATAACGATAAGGGAGAAATAGTAAAGGAAGAGGTGGTCATGCCTAAGGCTACAGTGGTTGAAGCACCAACAAGACCTGAGGCTGAGCCATCTCCCTCTGGTGGGTTGGTCAGGGAATCCGTAGAGGCAAGTTCATATCCCAAAATCCTCTGGCATGAGGATTTTTCAACCTGCAAAGTGGTGCCTACCAACATAAAGATTATTCGCGGTCAGGGTGAGTGTGTAGGCATGGGTGGTAAAAAGTGGCTTGCCACCACTAAAGGTGAGCTGGTTTTTGAAAGGAACATTTCCGGCTTTGACCCAACAAAGAACTTCACAGTAGAGGGTAGGGTTTATTACTCACAAAAAGGAGGAGTTTCTTGGGAGGGCCTTATGCTCTATATTGGAAAAGAAGGAAGCCCTGTTTCAATAGAACTTACCAGAAATGTTACCTACTGGAAGTATGGCGGAACCACTTCCATACCAAATCATGCGGGCTTGCCCGACGTGCTTGTAAATAAGGACTTTAAGTTTATGCTTAAGAAAGAGGGAGAGCTTGTCCATCTTTTCATAAACGGTACGAGGGTTTTGACCACGCAGATTGATACGGTTGCCCTCAAGAACCTGCCAGCTAAAATAGTTATTAAAATGTTTGGCAATGACATAGGAGAGGGTTCTTATGTACTTTTAACGGATCTACGCATTACAAGCCAGTAA
- a CDS encoding KpsF/GutQ family sugar-phosphate isomerase, which translates to MDAQIIDLGKQTIEEEIRALNRLEESLDENFEKAVKLILDTQGKVIITGMGKSGLIGKKIAATLSSTGTPAFFLHPAEALHGDLGMVEKKDLIIAISNSGETPELLAIIPILKRWGNKIIAITNKKDSSLTKYADVSLFLNVDKEACPLNLAPTSSSTATLVLGDALAVALLKLRNFTPENFAMFHPGGSLGKKLMKVADIMRRDLPIVYEDTPLKEAVIVMSEKGLGSTLVLDKNNNLTGIITDGDLRRFINKGKSIDNSLSKDAMTKNPKTASSDWLVLQALELMERHNITVLPVVEDQKPVGIIHIHDILKSGVI; encoded by the coding sequence ATGGATGCACAAATCATTGATTTAGGCAAACAAACTATAGAAGAAGAAATAAGAGCTTTAAATAGATTAGAAGAAAGTCTTGATGAAAATTTTGAAAAAGCTGTAAAGCTTATATTAGACACACAAGGAAAAGTAATAATAACTGGAATGGGAAAGTCTGGACTTATAGGTAAAAAGATTGCAGCAACTTTATCCTCTACTGGAACTCCAGCATTTTTTCTTCATCCAGCTGAAGCTCTCCACGGAGACCTTGGAATGGTTGAAAAAAAAGATTTGATAATAGCCATATCAAATAGTGGAGAAACTCCTGAACTTTTAGCCATAATTCCAATCTTAAAAAGATGGGGAAATAAAATAATAGCCATCACAAACAAAAAAGACTCATCTTTAACAAAGTATGCAGATGTGTCTTTATTTTTAAATGTAGATAAAGAGGCATGTCCTTTGAACCTTGCTCCTACTTCTTCTTCTACAGCTACACTCGTTTTAGGAGATGCCTTGGCTGTTGCATTACTAAAACTGAGAAACTTTACACCTGAGAACTTTGCAATGTTTCATCCTGGTGGGTCTTTAGGTAAAAAACTTATGAAAGTAGCTGATATAATGAGAAGAGACCTGCCAATAGTTTATGAAGACACACCTTTAAAAGAAGCTGTGATAGTTATGTCTGAGAAAGGCCTTGGATCTACACTTGTGTTAGATAAGAATAACAACCTAACAGGTATAATAACTGACGGAGATTTAAGAAGATTTATAAACAAAGGTAAAAGTATAGACAACTCCTTATCAAAAGATGCTATGACAAAAAATCCAAAGACAGCTTCTTCCGATTGGCTTGTCCTACAAGCCCTTGAGCTTATGGAAAGACACAACATCACAGTCTTACCAGTAGTAGAAGACCAAAAACCAGTTGGCATAATCCACATTCATGATATACTAAAAAGTGGGGTTATTTAA
- a CDS encoding integrase core domain-containing protein — translation MLKKLWLIEKMEYTIDEMNRRLSSYVEKYNFIRPHYSLGYKTPADMLNKM, via the coding sequence GTGTTAAAGAAGTTATGGTTAATAGAGAAAATGGAATATACGATAGATGAGATGAATAGAAGATTAAGTAGTTATGTGGAAAAATACAATTTTATAAGACCGCACTACTCTTTAGGATATAAAACTCCTGCAGACATGCTTAATAAAATGTGA
- a CDS encoding NADH-quinone oxidoreductase subunit C, with the protein MKSEELLILLNPIKEIIKDYSFNSENEIVIHVQDFNLAKVCQYLFRDLDCELATVVATDDRFNENECCFTIRYVFSYHQKNVFFIVENKVKERFNSLANIIPALNWYEREIKDMFGLIPLNHPDPRPLILFPENFPPDVYPLRKDFNLTQRPDFKRYGKYDYKEVDGEGVFNILVGPIHAGIIEPGHFRFSLAGEHILQLEIRHFWKHRGIEKLAEGKSVEEVLSLTDKVSGDHSFAHTLAYIQAIEKLSNTKIPEKAKYIRVLFAEIERLMCNINDVGWLFQDVAYSFGAQGMFILKEDIMRLSKYLSGSRFNKNVLTIGGVNVDIDKEKIGVIIDTIDRIYEKYSFYKNILLNSASILDRFETTGRVKYETVKDLSSVGYTARASGLKSDIRKEHPYLIYDKLTFNSQVFEEGDCLARLKCRLADIEDSISIIKEVLSDMPEGDIYTKPNPVPANRWTLGYSEGQRGNIIYFVKTDKEGKIDRLKIRDPSFNNWQTIQFAVLGDIVADFPLVNKSLNLSYAGNDL; encoded by the coding sequence ATGAAGAGTGAAGAGCTTTTAATTTTGTTAAATCCGATAAAAGAGATTATAAAAGATTACAGTTTTAATAGTGAGAATGAAATAGTTATACACGTCCAAGACTTTAATCTTGCTAAGGTTTGTCAGTATCTTTTCAGAGATTTAGACTGTGAGCTGGCTACAGTTGTTGCTACTGATGATAGATTTAATGAAAATGAGTGTTGTTTTACTATTCGTTATGTGTTTTCTTACCATCAAAAAAATGTTTTTTTTATAGTGGAAAATAAAGTAAAAGAAAGGTTTAACTCTCTTGCAAACATTATTCCTGCTTTAAACTGGTATGAGAGAGAAATCAAAGATATGTTTGGACTTATTCCGTTAAACCACCCAGACCCAAGACCGTTAATTCTATTCCCTGAAAACTTTCCTCCTGATGTTTATCCTCTAAGAAAAGATTTCAATTTAACACAAAGACCTGATTTTAAACGATATGGAAAGTATGATTATAAAGAAGTAGATGGTGAAGGTGTTTTTAACATATTAGTTGGACCTATACACGCAGGTATTATTGAGCCGGGTCATTTTCGGTTTTCTTTAGCAGGAGAACATATACTCCAGCTGGAAATAAGGCATTTTTGGAAACACAGAGGTATAGAAAAACTTGCAGAAGGAAAAAGTGTTGAGGAAGTCTTAAGTTTAACTGATAAAGTTTCTGGAGATCACAGTTTTGCTCATACTCTGGCTTATATTCAGGCGATAGAAAAACTCTCAAATACAAAAATTCCTGAAAAAGCAAAGTATATAAGAGTTCTTTTTGCAGAGATTGAAAGGCTAATGTGTAATATTAACGACGTTGGTTGGTTATTTCAAGATGTTGCTTACAGTTTTGGTGCTCAAGGAATGTTTATCCTTAAAGAAGATATAATGAGGTTGAGTAAGTATTTATCTGGCAGTAGATTTAACAAAAATGTTTTGACAATAGGTGGAGTAAATGTTGATATAGATAAAGAAAAAATAGGAGTAATTATAGACACAATAGATAGAATTTATGAAAAGTATAGTTTTTATAAAAATATTCTTTTGAATTCTGCTTCTATTCTTGATAGATTTGAAACAACAGGAAGAGTAAAGTATGAAACTGTAAAAGATTTATCCTCTGTAGGATACACTGCAAGAGCTTCTGGATTGAAAAGTGATATAAGAAAAGAGCATCCGTATTTAATTTACGATAAACTCACATTTAACAGCCAAGTTTTTGAGGAAGGAGACTGTTTAGCAAGATTAAAATGTAGGCTTGCTGATATTGAAGACAGTATATCAATCATAAAAGAAGTTTTATCAGATATGCCCGAAGGAGATATATATACAAAACCTAACCCAGTACCTGCAAACAGATGGACTTTAGGATACTCAGAAGGGCAGAGAGGTAATATAATTTACTTTGTAAAAACAGATAAAGAAGGTAAGATAGATAGACTAAAAATAAGAGACCCTTCATTTAACAACTGGCAAACTATTCAGTTTGCTGTCCTTGGAGATATTGTTGCGGACTTTCCTCTGGTAAACAAAAGTTTAAATCTTAGTTATGCAGGCAACGACCTTTGA
- the rgy gene encoding reverse gyrase encodes MIYAVFEKLCPNCHGEISSYRLEKGLPCKKCLPDEDLDVCTHVKPGDIKNLCNLYDILKQWQEHFESYIKAKPWNLQNTWAKRVLLRHSFVLLAPTGIGKTSFGISMASFLAKQGKKSYILLPTKLLVKQVSERVKNFGIDKKDILAIGLEKSNKEKEENKERLKNGDFKILITTSMFLYKNFEIYPRDFEFIFVDDVDSFVKTAKNIDKALYLLGFTQDDIEKALFFIKLKAKPNKTQEDWDKINQLTEYLQKQKEKINGVLIVSSATSKPRSSRVKLFRELLGFEISSPTFYLRNIVDSYDEEYSFEKLIYWINRFGKGGLVFIPSDKGKEFVDEVVEKLNKHKIKAVSYEELDDKNLKKYQEGKIQVLVGISSYRNPLARGLDLPHVIRYALFYGVPKISISLRLEENLVHMLWALTSIRSYIIKKFPEITIKINQWITQLQKYQNLTPDFIQNNPQVKEKIENLQQEIREFFQKPEVLEVLKSSDEIVLKQKEDGYYLIVSDATGYLQASGRTSRLYAGGITKGLSLILIDEKSAFKHLSKRVKWFSEDIEFININQIELDQLIRQIDQDREKVKNFLTNPTTVQSSDLLKPTLIIVESPTKAKTIANFFGKPVRRKINQTDVLETSTEGRYLMITASLGHVLNLVKNVAYHGVIVEDEKITPIYETIEGKEETVENLRRLAIENMEILLGTDPDAEGEKISWDLHDLLKPILRNIKRIEFHEVTKKAITKAINEPRDIDENLVKAQIVRRVADRWVGFEYSQLLQREFHKNWLSAGRVQTPVLGWIIKREEEAKKKIYLVIVNIPVEDKKFSFEITFNTKEEADRFYQNLKEVEIVVERKYEELENPPPPYRTDTLLKDASDKFRFTLPQTMDLAQTLFELGYITYHRTDSMRVSDAGIYLAKEIITQEFGENYFKPRVWGEGGAHECIRPTKNITPEDLESLMLSKQIEGLTYNHLKLYKLIFNRFIASQMIPAKVELADIVIKALSFEIKETIKTKIIEDGWNLVLGIETKPLIEGKIDVQQYKNLIQRPKAYLYTHGEIVKEMKEKGIGRPSTYATIIAKLLERGYVIERKGFLIPTKLGKTVYNFLISKPNLKEFLSEEFTRKLEEIMDKVEEGKENYINVLKDLFVKVRRIS; translated from the coding sequence ATGATTTACGCTGTTTTTGAAAAACTATGTCCTAACTGCCATGGAGAGATATCTTCTTATAGATTAGAAAAAGGTCTGCCTTGTAAAAAATGCCTGCCTGACGAAGATTTAGACGTATGTACACACGTAAAACCAGGAGATATAAAAAATCTATGCAATCTATACGATATACTAAAACAGTGGCAAGAACATTTTGAAAGCTACATAAAGGCAAAACCTTGGAATCTACAAAACACTTGGGCAAAAAGAGTCCTTTTAAGACACTCTTTTGTTTTACTTGCACCAACAGGGATAGGAAAAACCTCATTTGGTATATCTATGGCTTCATTTTTAGCAAAACAAGGAAAAAAATCCTACATTCTACTTCCTACAAAACTACTTGTAAAACAAGTTTCAGAAAGAGTTAAAAACTTTGGAATAGACAAAAAAGATATCCTCGCAATAGGATTAGAAAAATCAAACAAAGAAAAAGAAGAAAATAAAGAAAGATTAAAAAACGGGGACTTTAAAATACTCATTACAACCTCTATGTTTTTATACAAAAATTTTGAAATCTATCCCAGAGACTTTGAGTTTATATTTGTTGATGACGTAGACTCCTTCGTAAAAACAGCAAAAAACATAGATAAAGCCCTTTACTTACTTGGCTTTACACAAGATGATATAGAAAAAGCATTATTCTTTATAAAACTAAAAGCAAAACCAAACAAAACCCAAGAAGATTGGGATAAAATAAATCAGCTGACAGAGTATCTACAAAAACAAAAAGAAAAAATAAATGGTGTTTTAATAGTATCTTCTGCAACATCTAAACCAAGGTCAAGTAGAGTTAAACTTTTTAGAGAACTTTTAGGCTTTGAAATATCAAGCCCAACCTTTTATTTAAGAAACATAGTTGACAGCTACGACGAAGAATACTCTTTTGAAAAGTTAATCTACTGGATAAACAGATTTGGAAAAGGTGGACTTGTATTTATCCCTTCTGATAAAGGAAAAGAGTTTGTAGATGAGGTTGTAGAAAAGTTAAACAAACACAAGATAAAAGCAGTATCTTACGAAGAGTTAGATGACAAAAACCTTAAAAAATATCAAGAAGGTAAAATTCAAGTTTTAGTAGGTATATCTTCTTACAGAAACCCGCTTGCAAGAGGTTTAGACCTTCCTCACGTTATTAGGTATGCTCTATTTTACGGAGTGCCTAAAATATCAATATCCTTAAGATTAGAAGAAAACCTCGTCCACATGCTCTGGGCTTTAACCTCAATAAGAAGCTACATAATTAAAAAATTTCCTGAAATTACCATAAAAATTAATCAGTGGATAACTCAGCTCCAAAAGTACCAAAACCTAACTCCAGACTTTATCCAGAACAACCCACAAGTTAAAGAAAAAATAGAAAATCTACAGCAAGAGATAAGAGAGTTTTTCCAAAAACCAGAAGTCTTAGAAGTTTTAAAATCTTCAGATGAGATTGTTTTAAAACAAAAAGAGGACGGATACTATTTAATCGTGTCAGACGCTACAGGATACTTGCAGGCAAGTGGAAGAACTTCAAGACTCTATGCAGGCGGAATAACAAAAGGGCTATCTTTAATACTGATAGATGAAAAATCCGCATTTAAACATCTCAGCAAAAGAGTAAAATGGTTTAGTGAAGACATAGAATTTATAAACATAAATCAGATAGAGTTAGACCAGCTAATAAGACAGATAGACCAAGACAGAGAAAAAGTAAAAAACTTTTTAACTAATCCAACCACAGTCCAGTCTTCAGACCTACTTAAACCTACTTTAATAATCGTAGAATCACCTACAAAGGCAAAAACCATAGCAAACTTTTTTGGCAAACCTGTAAGAAGAAAGATAAACCAGACAGACGTTTTAGAGACATCTACCGAAGGTAGATACTTAATGATTACAGCTTCCTTAGGACACGTTTTAAACCTTGTTAAAAATGTTGCATATCACGGCGTAATAGTAGAAGATGAAAAGATAACTCCTATATATGAAACAATTGAAGGAAAAGAAGAGACAGTGGAAAACCTTAGAAGACTTGCTATAGAAAATATGGAGATACTTCTTGGGACAGACCCAGATGCAGAAGGAGAAAAAATATCTTGGGACTTACACGATCTTTTAAAACCAATTTTAAGAAACATCAAAAGGATAGAGTTTCACGAAGTAACGAAAAAAGCTATAACAAAAGCAATAAACGAGCCAAGAGACATAGATGAAAACTTAGTTAAAGCTCAGATAGTTAGAAGAGTTGCGGATAGATGGGTAGGCTTTGAGTATTCTCAATTACTACAAAGAGAGTTTCATAAAAACTGGCTTTCAGCTGGTAGAGTCCAGACACCAGTTTTAGGCTGGATAATAAAGCGTGAAGAAGAAGCAAAGAAAAAAATATACTTAGTTATTGTAAACATTCCTGTAGAAGATAAAAAGTTTTCTTTTGAGATAACCTTTAATACAAAAGAAGAAGCTGATAGATTTTATCAAAACCTAAAAGAAGTTGAGATAGTGGTAGAAAGAAAGTACGAAGAGTTAGAAAATCCACCACCACCTTACAGAACAGACACTTTACTGAAAGATGCAAGTGATAAGTTTAGATTTACTCTTCCTCAAACGATGGATTTAGCACAAACCCTTTTTGAACTTGGATACATCACTTACCACAGAACAGACTCTATGAGAGTTTCTGATGCAGGAATATACCTTGCAAAAGAGATTATTACTCAAGAGTTTGGAGAAAACTACTTTAAACCAAGAGTTTGGGGAGAAGGTGGAGCTCACGAATGTATCAGACCAACAAAAAACATAACTCCAGAAGACTTAGAATCCCTTATGCTAAGTAAACAGATAGAAGGCTTAACTTACAACCATCTAAAACTTTACAAATTAATATTTAACAGATTTATAGCCTCTCAGATGATTCCAGCAAAAGTAGAGCTTGCAGACATTGTAATAAAAGCATTGAGTTTTGAGATAAAAGAAACGATTAAAACGAAAATTATAGAAGATGGTTGGAACCTTGTTTTAGGTATTGAAACAAAACCACTTATAGAAGGAAAAATAGACGTACAACAGTATAAAAATTTAATACAAAGACCAAAGGCTTATCTTTACACTCACGGAGAGATTGTTAAAGAGATGAAAGAAAAAGGCATAGGAAGGCCTTCCACCTACGCAACTATAATAGCAAAACTGTTAGAAAGAGGCTACGTAATAGAAAGAAAAGGATTTTTAATACCAACAAAATTAGGAAAAACCGTTTACAACTTCCTAATAAGCAAACCAAACTTAAAAGAGTTTTTATCAGAAGAGTTTACAAGAAAGTTAGAAGAGATAATGGACAAAGTAGAAGAAGGAAAAGAAAATTACATCAACGTTTTAAAGGATTTATTCGTTAAAGTCAGAAGAATATCTTAA
- a CDS encoding radical SAM protein, with translation MEVVKIINDELNTLFEIKTDDGYTIESVHYRKTLCVSSQVGCSIKCSFCASGLNGLIRNLSFDEIVNQYLMVKEKGYEIESIAFAGIGEPLLNWDNVKEAFDYFKSQGLSVSFYTTGFPISNFKQLLTLNHDGVNLSLHSVFEEKRKSLIPNSHTISQLLQVFKDHLQHLSNRKKKLYSIAYILIYGENDSYEEIDKLGEIAKELGIGISLLKYNEIEFFPYKSVPDDRYEELFLRLREKGIRVTLSNKYRTRKIGGCGTLMVNRLELHKLNFTIF, from the coding sequence ATGGAAGTGGTAAAAATCATAAATGATGAGTTAAATACGCTTTTTGAGATAAAGACTGATGATGGATATACGATAGAATCTGTCCATTACAGAAAAACTCTGTGCGTTTCTTCTCAGGTAGGATGCTCTATAAAGTGCTCTTTCTGTGCTTCTGGATTAAACGGTTTGATTAGAAATTTATCTTTTGATGAGATAGTAAATCAGTATTTAATGGTAAAAGAAAAAGGATACGAAATAGAAAGTATAGCTTTTGCAGGGATAGGAGAGCCTCTTTTAAACTGGGATAATGTAAAGGAGGCGTTTGACTACTTTAAATCTCAAGGTTTAAGCGTAAGTTTTTACACAACTGGCTTTCCAATATCAAACTTTAAACAGCTCCTTACTCTAAATCACGACGGAGTAAACCTGTCTCTCCATAGCGTTTTTGAAGAAAAAAGAAAATCCCTCATTCCAAACTCCCACACAATATCCCAGCTATTACAAGTGTTTAAAGACCATCTACAACATCTATCAAACAGAAAGAAAAAACTTTACAGCATAGCCTACATTTTGATTTACGGAGAAAACGACTCTTACGAAGAAATTGATAAATTAGGAGAAATTGCCAAAGAGTTAGGCATAGGAATATCCCTCTTAAAGTATAATGAGATTGAATTTTTCCCTTACAAATCAGTCCCTGACGACAGATACGAAGAGCTGTTTTTAAGACTGAGAGAAAAAGGTATAAGAGTCACTCTATCAAACAAATACAGAACAAGAAAAATAGGCGGTTGCGGAACCTTGATGGTGAATAGGTTAGAATTACATAAATTAAATTTTACGATTTTTTAA